The following are from one region of the Arachis duranensis cultivar V14167 chromosome 10, aradu.V14167.gnm2.J7QH, whole genome shotgun sequence genome:
- the LOC107470614 gene encoding uncharacterized protein LOC107470614 produces MLNTDQGTMFTGQRIKNFAASRNISMVTSIPYYAQANGQVEAANKILIGLIKKHIRSKPRTWHETLSQVLWAYRNSPRGSTGTSLYKLVYGHDAVLPLKINLNTLRVSKQNDLPVDDYWNAMFDELNELDSERILALENIIRQKESVA; encoded by the coding sequence ATGTTAAACACTGATCAAGGAACTATGTTTACTGGCCAgcgaattaaaaattttgcggcTTCAAGAAACATTAGTATGGTTACTTCGATTCCTTATTATGCACAGGCTAATGGGCAAGTAGAAGCAGCGAATAAGATATTGATAGGCTTGATTAAAAAGCATATCAGGAGTAAGCCTCGAACATGGCATGAGACTTTAAGCCAAGTATTATGGGCCTATCGAAACTCACCAAGAGGTTCGACAGGAACTTCACTTTATAAGTTGGTATATGGCCATGATGCGGTATTAccattgaaaattaatttgaatacttTAAGAGTATCGAAACAAAATGATTTGCCAGTTGATGATTATTGGAATGCAATGTTTGATGAGTTGAATGAGTTAGATTCCGAACGAATCTTGGCACTTGAGAATATAATTCGACAGAAAGAAAGTGTTGCTTGA